A window of the Emys orbicularis isolate rEmyOrb1 chromosome 1, rEmyOrb1.hap1, whole genome shotgun sequence genome harbors these coding sequences:
- the MLNR gene encoding motilin receptor: protein MGGGCENSSALRVAGEAWAGSPCDERLCSSLPLPALIPVTAVCLGLFVVGVAGNVLTVLILRRCRELKTTTNLYLGSMAVSDLLILLGLPFDLYRLWRSRPWIFGQLLCRLSYYLSEACTYCTILHITALTVERYLAICFPLKAKVVITKRRVKAVIGALWAFALLSAGPFFFLVGVEQRDNQTDFSRECRLTPLATESGLLGIMLWVTTSYFILPVLCLNVLYGLIGRALWRSKVRPQGPNAALREKGHRQTIRILAVVVLAFIICWLPFHVGRIIFINTQDTSMMLFSQYFNIFALQLFYLSASINPILYNLISKKYRAAVYKLLLPRKSGERAFSATRDTGGYTETSTSIKKEYITPF from the exons ATGGGGGGCGGCTGCGAGAACAGCAGCGCGCTGAGGGTGGCGGGCGAGGCGTGGGCGGGGTCCCCGTGCGACGAgcgcctctgcagctccctgccgctgccCGCGCTCATCCCGGTCACCGCCGTGTGCCTCGGCCTCTTCGTGGTGGGGGTGGCGGGGAACGTGCTGACCGTGCTGATCCTGCGGCGCTGCCGGGAGCTGAAGACCACCACTAACCTGTACCTGGGCAGCATGGCCGTGTCCGACCTGCTCATCCTGCTGGGGCTGCCCTTCGACCTCTACCGCCTCTGGCGCTCCCGGCCCTGGATCTTCGGCCAGCTGCTCTGCCGCCTCTCCTACTACCTGAGCGAGGCCTGCACCTACTGCACCATCCTGCACATCACGGCGCTCACCGTGGAGCGCTACCTGGCCATCTGCTTCCCGCTCAAGGCCAAGGTGGTGATCACCAAGCGCCGGGTCAAAGCGGTGATCGGGGCCCTGTGGGCCTTTGCCCTGCTCTCGGCCGGGCCCTTCTTCTTCCTGGTGGGCGTGGAGCAGCGGGACAACCAGACCGACTTCAGCCGCGAGTGCCGGCTCACGCCACTGGCCACCGAGTCCGGCCTGCTGGGCATCATGTTGTGGGTCACCACCAGCTACTTCATCCTGCCCGTCCTCTGCCTCAACGTGCTCTACGGCCTCATCGGCAGGGCGCTGTGGAGGAGCAAGGTCCGGCCCCAGGGCCCCAACGCAGCCCTCAGGGAAAAGGGGCATAGACAGACCATCAGGATCCTGG CTGTGGTGGTTCTGGCGTTTATAATTTGCTGGTTGCCATTCCATGTGGGCAGGATCATATTTATAAACACTCAGGATACCAGCATGATGCTTTTCTCCCAGTACTTTAATATATTTGCTTTGCAGCTTTTCTATCTGAGCGCATCCATCAACCCAATCCTCTACAACCTCATTTCAAAGAAATACAGGGCAGCTGTCTACAAACTCCTGCTCCCACGCAAATCTGGAGAAAGGGCTTTCAGTGCTACCCGAGATACTGGTGGCTACACTGAGACCAGCACTAGCATAAAAAAAGAGTACATAACCCCCTTCTGA